One part of the Acidimicrobiales bacterium genome encodes these proteins:
- the tadA gene encoding tRNA adenosine(34) deaminase TadA produces the protein MNDLDAMDLALAEARKAGDDGDVPVGAVVTSRGDVVSAAGNRREATGDPTAHAEIIALREAARTLGTWRLSDATLYVTLEPCPMCAGALVAARVARLVFACADPKAGACGSLYNLCADPRLNHELEVVTGVREAEASQLLSSWFAQRRRKLAEGAAGNL, from the coding sequence GTGAACGACCTGGACGCCATGGACCTCGCGCTCGCCGAAGCCCGCAAGGCTGGCGACGACGGCGATGTCCCAGTTGGCGCGGTCGTCACCTCGCGCGGCGACGTTGTATCAGCCGCAGGGAACCGGCGGGAGGCGACAGGCGACCCGACCGCCCACGCCGAGATCATCGCCCTCCGGGAAGCCGCGCGCACGCTCGGCACGTGGCGTTTGTCGGACGCAACCCTTTACGTGACCCTCGAGCCCTGCCCGATGTGCGCCGGCGCGCTCGTGGCCGCACGCGTGGCTCGGTTGGTGTTTGCGTGCGCCGACCCCAAAGCTGGCGCGTGCGGCTCGCTTTACAACCTGTGCGCCGACCCAAGGCTCAACCATGAGCTCGAGGTCGTCACCGGTGTCCGCGAGGCCGAAGCATCGCAGCTGCTCAGCAGCTGGTTCGCGCAGCGCAGGCGAAAACTCGCCGAAGGTGCCGCTGGTAATCTTTGA
- a CDS encoding Fic family protein, giving the protein MEHNKTGPGRPSRKAVYQRLEEAVAELRDRLGGLPSPAEAEDIWMAIWYQEAHHSTALEGNTLVLQQVELLLAEGRAVGNKELREYMEVRGYADAARWVYGQALEPGEWKPEAPLTLTEVRHVHGLALGPVWGVSPHPNATPKEKPGSFREHDIQPFPGGMTPPSWVEVPAAMADWVRSLKVIAASDNLIERIAAAHGEFERIHPFLDGNGRTGRLMMNLLLVRFGYPPAIIYTRDRNRYLNALRRADGGEPGPLGEMVARAVSDNLYRFVVPAVAGPRRLVPLAALATKERSVSTMRAAIERGRLRAQKGPDGHWRSSKSWVDEYLASKYQRSQKRT; this is encoded by the coding sequence ATGGAACACAACAAAACTGGTCCTGGTCGTCCCTCCCGGAAAGCGGTGTACCAACGCCTCGAGGAAGCGGTCGCCGAGCTGAGGGATCGGCTTGGCGGACTCCCCTCGCCGGCGGAGGCCGAGGATATCTGGATGGCTATCTGGTACCAGGAAGCCCATCACTCCACGGCCTTGGAGGGCAACACCTTGGTGCTCCAGCAAGTGGAACTCCTCTTGGCGGAGGGGAGGGCGGTCGGCAACAAGGAGCTTCGCGAGTACATGGAAGTCCGAGGGTATGCCGACGCGGCGAGGTGGGTCTACGGACAGGCCCTTGAACCGGGAGAGTGGAAGCCGGAGGCTCCGCTGACCCTGACGGAGGTCCGGCACGTGCATGGTCTCGCCCTCGGACCCGTGTGGGGAGTGTCGCCACACCCCAACGCGACGCCCAAGGAGAAGCCTGGCAGCTTCCGCGAACACGACATCCAACCGTTCCCCGGCGGCATGACACCACCGTCGTGGGTCGAAGTGCCAGCGGCGATGGCTGACTGGGTGCGCTCCCTGAAGGTCATTGCGGCCTCGGACAACCTGATTGAACGGATCGCCGCCGCCCACGGCGAGTTCGAACGAATCCACCCGTTCCTGGACGGCAACGGACGGACCGGGCGGCTGATGATGAACCTTCTGCTTGTGCGCTTTGGGTATCCACCCGCGATCATCTACACGAGGGATCGGAACCGGTACCTCAACGCCCTACGCCGAGCCGACGGGGGAGAGCCGGGCCCGCTCGGCGAGATGGTCGCCCGGGCCGTCAGCGACAACCTTTACCGGTTCGTGGTGCCGGCGGTGGCTGGACCACGGCGCCTCGTGCCCTTGGCGGCTCTCGCCACCAAAGAGCGGAGCGTTTCGACCATGCGGGCGGCCATCGAACGGGGCCGACTGCGGGCCCAGAAGGGCCCGGATGGCCACTGGAGAAGTAGCAAGTCCTGGGTCGACGAGTATCTCGCCAGCAAGTACCAGCGGAGCCAGAAACGGACTTGA
- a CDS encoding RHS repeat-associated core domain-containing protein: protein MDTSLQRGMDGQWRPVASPAQLVFSGGGPGAMAKVLSLGKWISVSWPGGPVPAPSVSGSTATYTNVLPGVDLVLTASVQGMREVLRINSPTAAADPGLGSLRFEVAGAHLSAGGAGSASSADHLLVPSPVWWDSSSPGASVDGPGMGEGGRPVSDVVSADSVSIDAASPARSTGVSFPVFVDPVVLNNYINYTYVDVRYPNQSYFDNTSFQHVGYVTSGDGTHVARSFWEMDSSNIMGTTIANAVWNIYPEWSYSCTPEPVSAYLTGPIGPGTTWNAQPAQLTGQDTQTFAQQNPYFPGGNPNTACPTNGNPIQFNVTNAIQQAVANGWTNTTLGLYTNESNPYYWKQVSDGATLEVSYYHTPSTPSGLSVTPCSSQCSPPVVTTSLNPNLTATATDSDNLSLDYHYQVWAGYSSLPSSEVAAGTQSNVGSGAQSSWQVPSGLASGGQYEYRVQDCVDQWNTVCSGWSGWEQFTVANTPSAPQSVSATGGDSQATVTWSAPASNGGSAIDQFSVTPYNTTTATAGSATLVCATCYSARITGLTGGDSYYFTVAAHNANGYGPGANSNTVAVTGTVRAGGTTPYLGLENWWSYVTSPVGPQASAGVNVSDGNLVLQQTDSTPVNGHGPLGMIVERTYNSEDATALSFPGSFGTGWTLNVGEADNLVGSGVGTSGIFFGSGAATDLLNSPLNVVLVDRDGTHHTFVPQPVSAPSGALGQLAEGGTGSLTGATKLMETILSSGNPGVVFYPSPGANATLCIDQGYTAPPGVHLGLWRYVALTGQAAAGTCSPASGTVTSLAGYAAERPDGLRYVWAPTGELLSLTSRAGTQLAYGYQTLPVLSAAPTALGRLRYVVESSVPNCSPNAQGWTPPSTCRSLQFAYSNPANPSCPVDNATGVTATTCVTDPAGRPTTYDFDSANHLIRVVNPDRSVLLYSYGNACGSSDGAGADQLCSASDPRGAVTSFTYTPDPFTGQSVDPAGGKPAIASVTDRRGATTAFAYNAAFAYTTVDQATAAPPSSCGPSSTSGCDQTQFAGIDTSGRVAEVDTGTPYTGSACPGTSLLEHSTCSLTVTSNSWDTASATCRTPDSIVDNDLCSTKRLGMSDAETGQTNHITTPDALTNTTYTVTGDVLAQSRQIGTSPQTFATLTNGYNLQFWATGATASSTANYQVAGAGTTTMSSGFSAVPAGTLFVIADHSQSLSPNGNNQGSSIPAWTPYLSSWVTDSSSTVQPNVLQSPSDPTQAALCTTIHANTGVVCETDTPADAAVNTPAGVCSRSGQVACTTYVYNGYGEKTQMTTPMVNSGKDTGSYRYLYYPDSAKDLSGHTSAGGWLEAVIDPTASYGTAGSAATATTNFVAFGYDSAGNTIRTWDRNTTTAAGQQASCYGNPACTTVSGYSQTLYGADSVTSCTPDVAATPWRSARMSVDALGDVTCYQRDNNGNPTTITPPRGIIDTAHNYATIQIFDADDNLTSKTLPTGSSDGQVAATTNWAYDGARRKITQTQPPHSAGSADTPISAWVYDAAGRNTVTYTVRSANSNYGATTCNTNPSGLPGSIPASDYVCVATTAFDGLGNPVKLTDATNATTTNHYDGLGRPVQTFEAASADFANPETDTVYDADGNKIAVCPPRAFAEGKLATGTCGPLPSSGTGDYYSTYTSYDPADHPVATTRYRVAAGTADGNATNPTVFTTSATYDADGNEISATDARGNSTTWTYKALDRKMAMAVPRSAGVTEITNYGYDPSGDTTSVTDPTNRVTGYTFDSDLRPVDTIVGYDPTDNSGAYDPTKGSNVRTRRIYDADGNIAAVLPPQAFRSSATSPDISYMKAWDIDTDGRPTAYYSPRTGDGISDPGNDGGAQPADCTTANRPASLVVAPGTSTPFYPGTIGVCVTRSAYDAESELTRITPGTPDPSSRYQAITYSDDGLKIGLDTPNPVNDLSQADYSFGYDGQGRQTTLTEPSGLITARVYNPDSTLYQTEVNASPNATSLLASGSWFVTESDHYDASGEKTSTVLPQAASGQNPATVSYNSDGTVASRTDTGGDVTSYSYDANGNPTTVTSPDANAKAAANPLGLSTVQGWTFDNLLAYSANPLSTDGTRYRQTSYGYDAQGRQTSIDTFLADANSPPNALTGYPKDPSLGADPGTITTTYDNAGRPSLQSGTNNGDTITTTYDPAGNPTRIADTASNSTVTASYYLDGLLYQTADGTETQTNSYDAVAALTGRSDGPTGNGGTTTTYTQSDAEIPIQATTSITGQNPIRFSYNSDGLLTNRSDGNQDNTQYSYYADDALQTQTLTGPQGTLSAWGYSYDNQGRINSQTLACTATTGCPLSGSTAGTWNTGNYSYSYDAAGRLASFNQAGTNQTITYDPNGNRTGYGPTGYFYGPDDAICGSGNGTQSGCSASYSYDGAGRLTSDGCTNYTYDPFGRTQTATVTASTCGNPATVTYGYDGLGRQTNDTSHTPVGAGTTVNTFTTVTYYDLTSHVADETTDSLTLTSYELAPNGSPLAVHGFPDQTQYLSTDGNNNIATVENSAGLIACATRYDPFGNPTNLPSGATNACSVGTSISDLAYQTNRRDQNTGTYQNGTRTYDPTKAAFTTPDSYLNGGSQANTSIHTDPLTADTYTYVNGDPLNFNDANGHHIACDDPCTAADRADIKAAEQESIRSQEASYAAGEQIGAYQHQVALDAYTGRLSADEQAFRADLKGCVYEQALCGAAGDIAYGATPAQAAALAQELCAQDNSMCDVGATYPDPTFSAIQDQIVITVLTLGAGTLIKAGTSGAIGAVSSILRTGGEEAAAAIPEQVAAAVAEQPAAAAARAAPAAAEESAAAGGPIRWGPHNGPGPLDKITMPSGETVASTFRSGSYTQLTTAEDTTLYHAYGGRSGPLSPFWTQTMPTGPLQGQLDLALNPAWENTAEAVSAIRVPAGTEIFEGIAGPQSIAGGGSLLGGGSQVYIPWVNPDWLLP from the coding sequence GTGGACACGTCCTTGCAGCGGGGCATGGACGGTCAGTGGCGCCCGGTGGCGTCACCAGCGCAACTGGTGTTCTCCGGTGGCGGACCGGGAGCGATGGCGAAGGTGTTGTCGCTGGGCAAATGGATCTCGGTGTCGTGGCCTGGCGGCCCGGTCCCTGCACCCTCGGTGTCGGGGTCGACGGCCACCTACACGAACGTGCTGCCAGGCGTGGATCTGGTGCTGACCGCCTCGGTGCAGGGCATGCGCGAGGTGCTGCGGATCAACTCGCCCACAGCAGCGGCCGACCCGGGGCTCGGATCGTTGCGTTTCGAAGTGGCGGGGGCCCACCTGTCGGCTGGGGGAGCGGGTTCTGCCTCATCGGCTGATCATCTGCTGGTGCCTTCGCCGGTGTGGTGGGATTCCTCGTCGCCCGGCGCGTCTGTGGACGGCCCGGGCATGGGGGAGGGGGGCCGGCCGGTGAGCGATGTCGTGTCGGCCGACTCGGTGAGCATCGACGCGGCGTCACCGGCGCGCTCGACCGGGGTGAGCTTCCCGGTGTTCGTGGACCCAGTGGTTCTGAACAACTACATCAACTACACCTACGTCGACGTTCGCTACCCGAACCAGTCCTATTTCGACAACACCTCCTTCCAGCATGTCGGATATGTGACCTCTGGCGACGGCACCCATGTGGCTCGCTCGTTTTGGGAGATGGACTCCTCGAACATCATGGGGACGACGATCGCCAACGCGGTGTGGAACATCTACCCGGAGTGGTCTTACTCGTGCACTCCTGAGCCTGTATCGGCGTATCTGACCGGTCCCATCGGGCCTGGCACCACATGGAACGCGCAGCCCGCGCAGCTCACCGGTCAGGACACCCAGACCTTCGCCCAGCAGAACCCGTACTTCCCCGGCGGCAACCCCAACACGGCCTGCCCGACGAACGGGAACCCGATCCAGTTCAACGTCACAAACGCCATCCAGCAGGCGGTCGCCAACGGATGGACCAACACGACGTTGGGTCTGTACACCAACGAATCGAACCCTTACTACTGGAAGCAGGTCAGCGACGGGGCGACCTTGGAGGTCTCCTACTATCACACGCCGTCGACCCCGTCGGGGCTGTCGGTGACACCGTGTTCGTCGCAATGCTCACCGCCGGTGGTCACGACGTCTTTGAACCCGAACCTGACGGCTACCGCCACAGATTCGGACAACTTGTCGTTGGACTACCACTATCAGGTGTGGGCGGGCTACTCGTCGTTGCCTTCCTCCGAGGTGGCGGCGGGGACCCAGTCGAATGTGGGCTCAGGGGCGCAGAGCTCATGGCAGGTGCCATCTGGTTTGGCGTCGGGCGGTCAGTACGAATACCGCGTCCAGGACTGCGTGGATCAGTGGAACACCGTGTGTTCCGGCTGGTCAGGGTGGGAGCAGTTCACCGTGGCCAACACGCCGAGCGCGCCCCAGAGCGTGTCCGCTACCGGCGGGGATAGCCAGGCGACGGTCACCTGGTCCGCACCGGCGTCGAACGGCGGATCAGCCATCGACCAATTCTCCGTGACCCCCTACAACACGACAACAGCTACCGCGGGGTCGGCGACCTTGGTGTGCGCCACGTGCTACTCGGCTCGCATCACCGGTCTGACCGGCGGTGACTCCTACTACTTCACGGTGGCTGCGCACAACGCCAATGGTTACGGGCCGGGCGCGAATTCGAACACTGTCGCGGTCACCGGAACCGTCCGCGCCGGAGGTACCACCCCCTACCTGGGTTTGGAGAACTGGTGGAGCTATGTGACCTCCCCGGTTGGTCCGCAGGCCAGCGCTGGGGTGAACGTCTCCGACGGGAACCTGGTCTTGCAGCAGACCGACTCGACCCCGGTGAACGGTCATGGCCCGCTGGGGATGATCGTGGAGCGCACCTACAACAGCGAGGACGCGACGGCTCTGTCGTTCCCGGGGAGCTTCGGGACCGGCTGGACGCTAAATGTGGGCGAGGCGGACAACCTGGTCGGCTCGGGTGTGGGAACGTCTGGGATCTTCTTCGGGTCCGGTGCGGCCACGGACTTGCTGAACAGCCCGTTGAACGTCGTGCTGGTTGACCGCGACGGCACCCACCACACTTTCGTGCCTCAACCGGTGAGCGCTCCTTCGGGGGCGCTCGGACAGCTCGCCGAGGGCGGGACAGGCAGTCTCACTGGGGCCACCAAGCTGATGGAGACCATCCTCAGCTCCGGCAACCCCGGAGTGGTGTTCTATCCCTCGCCGGGCGCGAACGCCACGCTGTGCATCGACCAGGGCTACACCGCCCCGCCGGGGGTGCATCTCGGCTTGTGGCGGTACGTGGCATTGACCGGGCAGGCGGCAGCGGGCACATGCTCGCCGGCCTCGGGCACCGTCACCTCACTCGCCGGTTACGCCGCCGAACGCCCCGACGGGCTGCGATACGTGTGGGCGCCGACCGGTGAGCTGCTGTCGCTGACCAGCCGGGCCGGCACCCAGCTGGCCTACGGGTACCAGACCCTCCCGGTCCTCTCGGCCGCCCCGACAGCGCTCGGCCGTCTGCGCTACGTGGTCGAGTCGTCGGTCCCCAACTGCTCCCCCAACGCGCAGGGCTGGACACCTCCTAGCACCTGCCGGTCCCTGCAATTCGCCTACAGCAACCCCGCGAATCCGAGCTGTCCTGTCGACAACGCCACCGGCGTAACGGCAACCACGTGTGTCACCGATCCAGCCGGGCGCCCGACCACTTACGACTTCGACAGCGCCAATCACCTCATAAGGGTGGTCAACCCCGACAGGTCCGTCCTCCTCTACAGCTACGGCAACGCCTGCGGGTCCAGTGACGGGGCAGGCGCCGACCAGCTGTGCTCCGCCAGCGACCCCCGCGGTGCGGTCACCTCGTTCACCTACACCCCCGACCCCTTCACGGGCCAGAGCGTCGACCCTGCCGGCGGAAAGCCAGCGATCGCGTCGGTGACCGACCGCAGAGGCGCCACCACCGCCTTCGCGTACAACGCCGCCTTCGCCTACACCACCGTCGACCAGGCCACCGCCGCACCCCCCTCGTCGTGCGGGCCGAGCTCCACCTCGGGTTGCGATCAAACCCAGTTCGCCGGGATCGACACCTCCGGACGTGTCGCGGAGGTCGACACCGGCACCCCATACACCGGCAGCGCTTGCCCGGGCACGTCTCTGCTGGAGCATTCCACCTGCTCGCTCACGGTGACCAGCAACAGCTGGGACACCGCGTCGGCCACCTGCAGAACCCCGGACTCGATCGTCGACAACGACTTGTGCAGCACCAAACGCCTGGGCATGTCCGATGCCGAGACCGGACAGACCAACCACATCACGACACCCGACGCCCTCACCAACACCACTTACACCGTGACCGGTGACGTCCTCGCGCAGTCCCGCCAGATCGGCACCAGCCCACAAACCTTCGCGACCCTCACCAACGGCTACAACCTGCAGTTCTGGGCCACCGGCGCGACCGCGTCGTCAACCGCCAACTATCAAGTCGCCGGTGCCGGCACGACCACCATGTCGTCGGGATTCTCCGCTGTCCCTGCAGGGACGCTTTTCGTCATCGCCGACCACAGCCAGTCGCTCTCGCCCAACGGGAACAACCAAGGTTCCTCAATACCGGCGTGGACCCCGTATCTGAGCAGCTGGGTGACCGACTCGTCCTCCACGGTCCAGCCCAACGTGTTGCAATCACCGTCCGACCCGACCCAGGCGGCGCTGTGCACCACCATCCACGCAAACACAGGCGTCGTCTGCGAAACCGACACCCCAGCCGACGCCGCGGTGAACACCCCCGCCGGGGTCTGCTCAAGATCAGGACAGGTCGCTTGCACCACCTACGTCTACAACGGCTACGGCGAGAAAACCCAGATGACCACCCCCATGGTCAACTCGGGCAAGGACACCGGCTCCTACCGATACCTCTACTACCCCGACAGCGCAAAGGACCTATCGGGGCACACCAGCGCCGGAGGCTGGCTCGAAGCTGTGATCGACCCGACCGCCAGCTACGGCACCGCCGGATCGGCGGCCACCGCCACCACGAACTTCGTCGCCTTCGGATACGACTCCGCCGGTAACACGATCAGAACCTGGGACCGCAACACCACAACAGCGGCGGGCCAGCAGGCCAGCTGCTACGGCAACCCGGCCTGCACCACCGTCAGCGGATACAGCCAGACCCTCTACGGAGCCGACAGCGTAACCTCCTGCACCCCCGATGTCGCGGCCACGCCTTGGCGGAGCGCGCGCATGAGCGTCGACGCATTGGGCGACGTCACCTGCTACCAGCGCGACAACAACGGCAACCCCACCACAATCACCCCGCCCAGGGGGATTATCGACACAGCCCACAACTACGCGACCATCCAAATCTTCGACGCGGACGACAACCTCACATCCAAGACCCTGCCGACCGGCTCCAGCGACGGGCAGGTTGCCGCCACCACCAACTGGGCATACGACGGCGCCCGGCGCAAGATCACCCAAACCCAGCCGCCCCATAGCGCAGGATCGGCCGACACGCCGATCAGCGCCTGGGTCTACGACGCCGCCGGACGTAACACCGTCACCTACACGGTCCGCTCGGCCAACTCCAACTACGGCGCCACCACCTGCAACACCAACCCGTCGGGGCTTCCAGGCTCGATACCCGCCTCGGACTACGTGTGCGTCGCCACCACGGCCTTCGACGGGCTCGGCAACCCCGTCAAGCTCACCGACGCCACCAATGCCACAACCACCAACCATTACGACGGTCTCGGCCGACCGGTCCAAACCTTCGAGGCGGCCAGCGCCGACTTCGCGAACCCAGAAACCGACACGGTGTACGACGCGGACGGCAACAAGATCGCCGTCTGCCCCCCCAGGGCGTTCGCCGAAGGAAAACTCGCCACCGGAACCTGCGGGCCCCTTCCCTCGAGCGGCACCGGTGACTACTACTCCACCTACACCAGCTACGACCCCGCCGACCATCCAGTCGCCACCACCCGCTACCGGGTAGCAGCCGGCACCGCCGACGGGAACGCCACCAACCCGACCGTGTTCACCACATCGGCTACCTACGACGCGGACGGCAACGAGATATCGGCCACCGACGCACGCGGCAACTCAACCACCTGGACCTACAAGGCCTTGGACCGCAAGATGGCTATGGCGGTCCCCCGCTCGGCGGGAGTGACCGAGATCACCAACTACGGCTACGACCCCTCCGGGGACACCACCTCGGTGACCGACCCGACCAACAGGGTCACCGGATACACATTCGACTCCGACCTGCGACCCGTCGACACCATCGTCGGCTACGACCCGACCGACAACTCGGGCGCCTACGACCCAACCAAGGGCTCCAATGTTCGCACCCGAAGGATCTACGACGCCGACGGCAACATCGCTGCCGTACTACCCCCACAAGCGTTCCGTTCCTCGGCGACCAGCCCTGACATCTCCTACATGAAGGCATGGGATATCGACACGGACGGACGGCCCACTGCCTACTACAGCCCCCGCACCGGTGACGGCATCAGCGACCCCGGGAACGACGGTGGCGCCCAACCGGCCGACTGCACCACCGCCAACCGGCCCGCCTCGCTGGTCGTAGCCCCCGGCACATCCACACCCTTCTACCCCGGCACCATCGGGGTGTGCGTCACCCGTTCCGCCTATGACGCCGAGAGCGAACTGACCCGCATCACGCCCGGTACTCCGGACCCTTCGAGCCGCTACCAGGCGATCACCTACAGCGACGACGGCCTCAAGATCGGGCTCGACACCCCGAACCCGGTCAACGACCTCAGCCAGGCCGACTACAGCTTCGGCTACGACGGGCAGGGACGCCAGACCACCCTGACCGAACCCTCGGGGTTGATCACCGCGAGGGTCTACAACCCAGACAGCACGCTGTACCAAACCGAGGTCAACGCCTCCCCGAACGCCACCAGCCTCTTGGCGTCCGGTTCCTGGTTTGTGACCGAAAGCGATCACTACGACGCTTCCGGTGAGAAGACCTCCACCGTCTTGCCGCAGGCGGCTAGCGGCCAGAACCCAGCAACGGTCAGCTACAACAGCGACGGCACTGTCGCATCGAGGACCGACACCGGCGGCGATGTCACCTCCTACAGCTACGACGCCAACGGGAACCCCACCACCGTCACGTCCCCAGATGCCAACGCCAAAGCCGCCGCCAACCCGCTGGGGCTGTCGACCGTCCAGGGCTGGACCTTCGACAACCTCCTCGCGTACAGCGCGAACCCACTCTCGACAGACGGCACCCGCTACCGCCAGACCAGCTACGGCTACGACGCCCAAGGCCGCCAAACCAGCATCGACACCTTCCTCGCCGACGCCAACAGCCCGCCGAACGCCCTGACCGGCTACCCCAAAGACCCCTCACTCGGGGCCGACCCAGGGACGATCACCACCACCTACGACAACGCGGGGCGCCCGTCGCTCCAAAGCGGAACCAATAACGGCGACACCATCACAACCACCTACGACCCCGCCGGCAACCCGACCCGCATCGCAGACACCGCCTCAAACTCGACCGTTACGGCCAGCTACTACCTCGACGGACTCCTCTACCAGACCGCGGACGGGACCGAAACCCAAACCAACAGTTACGACGCGGTCGCCGCCCTAACCGGCCGCTCCGACGGACCCACCGGCAACGGGGGGACCACGACCACCTACACCCAGAGCGACGCCGAGATACCCATTCAGGCAACAACAAGCATCACTGGCCAAAACCCGATCCGCTTCTCCTATAACAGCGACGGCCTGCTCACCAATCGCTCCGACGGCAACCAGGACAACACTCAATACAGCTACTACGCCGACGACGCCCTGCAGACTCAGACGCTCACCGGACCTCAGGGCACACTCTCAGCGTGGGGCTACAGCTACGACAACCAGGGTCGCATCAACAGCCAAACCCTGGCCTGCACAGCGACAACCGGATGCCCGCTAAGCGGCAGCACAGCCGGCACCTGGAACACCGGCAACTACTCCTACAGCTACGACGCTGCTGGACGGCTCGCCTCTTTCAACCAAGCCGGCACCAACCAAACCATCACCTACGACCCGAACGGCAACCGAACCGGATACGGGCCGACCGGCTACTTCTACGGACCAGACGACGCCATCTGCGGTTCCGGAAACGGAACCCAGTCAGGCTGCAGCGCCAGCTACAGCTACGACGGCGCAGGTCGGCTCACTTCAGACGGCTGCACCAACTACACCTACGACCCGTTCGGACGGACCCAAACTGCGACCGTCACCGCCAGCACCTGCGGCAACCCGGCCACAGTTACCTACGGCTACGACGGCCTAGGACGCCAAACAAACGACACCTCCCACACACCCGTAGGGGCCGGGACCACGGTGAACACTTTCACGACTGTCACCTACTACGACCTCACAAGCCACGTCGCTGACGAAACAACAGACAGCCTGACGCTCACCAGCTACGAGCTAGCCCCCAACGGCTCACCGCTTGCCGTTCACGGGTTCCCCGACCAGACCCAATACCTCTCCACCGACGGCAACAACAACATCGCCACCGTCGAAAACAGCGCCGGGCTCATCGCCTGCGCCACCCGCTACGACCCCTTCGGCAACCCGACCAACCTTCCGTCAGGCGCCACCAACGCCTGCAGCGTCGGAACAAGCATCAGCGACCTCGCCTACCAAACCAACAGGCGAGACCAAAACACCGGCACCTACCAAAACGGCACCCGCACCTACGACCCGACCAAAGCCGCATTCACAACCCCCGACAGTTACCTCAACGGCGGATCACAAGCCAACACCTCCATCCACACCGACCCACTCACAGCCGACACCTACACCTACGTAAACGGCGACCCACTCAACTTCAACGACGCGAACGGGCATCACATCGCCTGCGACGACCCGTGCACTGCTGCCGACCGGGCCGACATCAAAGCAGCCGAACAAGAGTCGATCCGCAGTCAAGAGGCATCCTACGCGGCCGGGGAACAGATCGGCGCCTACCAGCACCAGGTCGCGCTCGACGCTTACACCGGCCGCCTGTCTGCGGACGAGCAGGCCTTCCGGGCCGACCTCAAAGGCTGCGTGTACGAGCAAGCTCTCTGCGGTGCCGCGGGTGATATCGCTTACGGGGCCACCCCCGCTCAGGCCGCCGCCCTGGCCCAGGAACTCTGCGCCCAGGACAACAGCATGTGTGACGTCGGCGCCACCTACCCCGATCCCACCTTCAGCGCCATCCAAGACCAAATCGTCATCACCGTCCTCACTCTCGGCGCGGGCACGCTCATCAAAGCCGGCACCTCGGGTGCAATCGGCGCCGTCAGCAGCATCCTGCGAACCGGCGGTGAGGAAGCCGCCGCTGCGATACCGGAACAAGTGGCAGCCGCTGTAGCTGAACAACCAGCCGCCGCCGCGGCGAGAGCGGCACCAGCCGCGGCAGAGGAAAGTGCGGCGGCCGGAGGACCGATTCGATGGGGTCCGCACAATGGTCCTGGGCCGCTCGACAAAATCACGATGCCAAGTGGCGAGACTGTTGCCAGCACCTTCCGATCGGGTAGCTACACACAGCTCACTACTGCTGAAGACACCACGCTTTACCATGCCTACGGCGGTCGGTCGGGCCCCCTCTCGCCGTTCTGGACCCAGACGATGCCAACTGGGCCACTCCAGGGCCAGCTCGACTTAGCGTTGAACCCTGCCTGGGAAAACACTGCTGAAGCCGTTTCGGCCATAAGAGTCCCGGCAGGCACCGAGATATTTGAGGGAATCGCCGGACCGCAAAGCATCGCCGGAGGCGGCAGCCTTCTCGGCGGCGGCAGCCAGGTATACATCCCGTGGGTTAACCCGGATTGGTTGTTGCCATGA
- a CDS encoding helix-turn-helix domain-containing protein, which yields MSAQTEGSWLWRTTPTSVAVVLRCSKWCVYELINTGALKSIRLGRAIRVTRRALEELLAIRREPFNRARLS from the coding sequence ATGTCGGCACAGACCGAAGGAAGTTGGCTCTGGCGGACTACCCCGACGTCGGTCGCCGTGGTGCTGCGGTGCTCCAAGTGGTGCGTCTACGAGCTGATCAATACCGGCGCCCTGAAGTCGATCCGGTTGGGCCGAGCCATCAGGGTTACGCGCCGAGCCCTCGAGGAGTTGCTTGCGATTCGACGAGAACCGTTCAACCGGGCTCGCCTCTCATGA